The following proteins come from a genomic window of Cydia pomonella isolate Wapato2018A chromosome 28, ilCydPomo1, whole genome shotgun sequence:
- the LOC133533112 gene encoding P protein-like isoform X2: MNEVGDMLSLLVTNIEREPELTRSQYSLVSQDLTAGALQLWLGLPEEVKYDPALAAFRQFYEKETAQESLPLRPRKSSAPKVKRLPAVNSAPHLNNNERISVDPQVENGSVYFTQDSKPPVESTETNNHLLQGQKKPSKWDKARSYTKMTLLVGCWVFFTVVFCLFNEKEVIARNCVLIPGQIKDYILEIPKSHLTLLVSVSGPFLTEQQEQNMNLTEKNSRSKVDVWVERWAVGDADEVKELDIIERENFTRPHSFVFLDTNELEFSEATPRSAKFEHHSNLNSTAIYVIRMLSDSAVATPLSLSYQDGPIDVADGVTYACLLLVMLYALIIFELINRTLAAILVSTLSLAVLSLVGERPSVEQLVSWLDVETLLLLLSMMLLVAIMAETGMFDFLAVFTFQVTKGKMWPLINVLCAITAVLSTFLDNVTTVLLITPVTIKLCEVMEMHPIPVLTAMVLYSNIGGTATPVGDPPNVIIASNQVVMQSGINFANFTLHMTLGIMLVCLQTYFQLRFMYRDVSKLRPSEPREIQDLRRQLNVWRRAADSLPHMSKDELVVKERLERKVQKISSQLAVALKESNKRACPKDTFQRTLSELKEKHKIRDKKLLIKSCVAIGFVVIMFFLHAFPEFNRVSLGWTALLGAILLLILADREDIESILHRVEWSTLLFFAALFVLMEALTKLGLINYIGGLTEALIMRVHETHRLAVALLLILWISGLTSAFVDNIPLTTMMVRVVTSLGTNPALALPLAPLIWALSFGACLGGNGTLIGASANVVCAGVAEQHGYKFTFVQFFKVGFPIMIGHLIVASGYLIVCHCLLTWH; the protein is encoded by the exons CTCAAGAATCCCTCCCCCTCCGCCCTCGAAAATCATCAGCACCGAAGGTCAAGCGGCTTCCAGCCGTCAACTCAGCACCCCACCTCAACAATAATGAAAGGATCTCCGTCGATCCACAAGTGGAGAATGGATCCGTGTACTTTACGCAAGACAGCAAACCTCCTGTGGAATCCACGGAGACAAA CAATCACTTACTACAAGGACAGAAGAAGCCTTCAAAG TGGGACAAAGCTCGGAGCTACACCAAGATGACACTCCTGGTGGGTTGCTGGGTGTTCTTCACCGTCGTATTCTGCCTCTTCAATGAGAAGGAGGTCATCGCCAGGAACTGTGTGCTTATTCCTGGACAGATCAAAG ATTACATACTCGAGATCCCGAAGAGCCACCTAACACTATTGGTGAGCGTATCAGGACCGTTCCTGACCGAGCAGCAGGAACAGAATATGAACCTTACGGAGAAGAACTCAAGGTCCAAAGTCGATGTGTGGGTGGAGCGATGGGCTGTAGGAGATGCGGACGAAGTTAAAGAATTAGATATTATTGAAAGAGAG AATTTCACCCGACCTCACTCATTCGTCTTTCTGGACACGAACGAATTGGAATTCAGTGAAGCCACGCCGCGGTCGGCTAAGTTCGAGCACCATTCGAATTTGAACTCAACGGCCATTTATGTTATCAG AATGTTGTCAGACTCGGCGGTGGCGACTCCCTTATCGTTAAGTTACCAGGACGGCCCGATAGATGTCGCCGACGGCGTCACTTACGCGTGTCTGCTTTTGGTCATGCTGTATGCTTTGATCATATTTGAG CTAATAAACCGCACTTTAGCAGCAATATTGGTGTCGACGTTGTCACTGGCAGTCCTGTCGTTGGTGGGTGAACGACCCTCAGTAGAGCAG TTGGTGTCGTGGCTGGACGTGGAAACTCTGCTGCTGCTGCTCAGCATGATGCTGCTCGTGGCTATCATGGCAGAAACTGGCATGTTTGACTTTCTGGCCGTCTTCACTTTTCAG GTGACGAAGGGCAAGATGTGGCCGCTGATCAACGTTTTGTGTGCTATCACAGCCGTGCTCTCTACTTTCCTGGACAACGTCACAACCGTGCTGCTCATAACGCCCGTCACCATCAA ACTGTGCGAGGTTATGGAGATGCACCCGATTCCTGTTCTGACAGCTATGGTGCTGTACAGCAATATCGGTGGAACAGCCACGCCGGTTGGCGACCCACCCAACGTGATCATAGCTTCCAACCAGGTCGTCATGCAGTCG GGCATCAACTTCGCAAACTTCACACTACACATGACGCTAGGAATCATGCTGGTGTGTCTGCAAACCTACTTTCAATTGCGGTTCATGTATCGGGACGTAAGCAAGCTGCGACCGAGCGAGCCACGGGAGATACAAG ATCTGAGGAGACAACTAAACGTCTGGCGTCGAGCAGCAGACTCGCTTCCTCACATGAGCAAGGATGAGTTAGTCGTAAAG GAGCGGTTAGAACGTAAGGTCCAAAAGATCAGCTCGCAGTTGGCCGTCGCGCTAAAGGAGAGCAATAAGCGCGCCTGCCCCAAAGACACCTTCCAAAGGACTCTGTCCGAGCTCAAGGAAAAG caCAAGATCCGGGATAAAAAGCTGCTGATAAAGTCATGCGTGGCCATCGGATTTGTGGTCATCATGTTCTTTCTCCACGCTTTTCCTGAATTCA ATCGCGTGTCGCTCGGCTGGACAGCGTTACTCGGCGCCATCTTGCTCCTGATCCTGGCTGACAGGGAAGACATAGAATCCATCCTGCACAGGGTGGAGTGGTCTACGTTACTGTTCTTCGCGGCTCTCTTTGTACTTATGGAg GCATTGACCAAGCTTGGTCTGATCAACTACATCGGCGGGCTGACTGAAGCTCTCATCATGAGGGTCCACGAAACTCATCGGCTGGCGGTCGCTCTGCTCCTCATACTCTGG ATATCCGGCTTAACATCAGCGTTCGTAGACAACATCCCGCTGACAACGATGATGGTGCGCGTGGTGACGTCACTGGGCACCAACCCCGCGCTGGCGCTGCCCCTGGCGCCGCTCATCTGGGCGCTGTCGTTCGGAGCCTGCCTGGGAG GTAACGGCACATTAATCGGTGCAAGCGCAAACGTGGTGTGCGCGGGAGTGGCGGAGCAGCACGGCTACAAGTTCACCTTCGTGCAGTTCTTCAAAGTCGGCTTCCCTATCATGATTGGGCATTTGATCGTTGCCAGCGGATACCTGATCGTATGCCATTGTCTTCTTACGTGGCACTGA
- the LOC133533112 gene encoding P protein-like isoform X3, giving the protein MSFMKRVKVWGSREREPELTRSQYSLVSQDLTAGALQLWLGLPEEVKYDPALAAFRQFYEKETAQESLPLRPRKSSAPKVKRLPAVNSAPHLNNNERISVDPQVENGSVYFTQDSKPPVESTETNNHLLQGQKKPSKWDKARSYTKMTLLVGCWVFFTVVFCLFNEKEVIARNCVLIPGQIKDYILEIPKSHLTLLVSVSGPFLTEQQEQNMNLTEKNSRSKVDVWVERWAVGDADEVKELDIIERENFTRPHSFVFLDTNELEFSEATPRSAKFEHHSNLNSTAIYVIRMLSDSAVATPLSLSYQDGPIDVADGVTYACLLLVMLYALIIFELINRTLAAILVSTLSLAVLSLVGERPSVEQLVSWLDVETLLLLLSMMLLVAIMAETGMFDFLAVFTFQVTKGKMWPLINVLCAITAVLSTFLDNVTTVLLITPVTIKLCEVMEMHPIPVLTAMVLYSNIGGTATPVGDPPNVIIASNQVVMQSGINFANFTLHMTLGIMLVCLQTYFQLRFMYRDVSKLRPSEPREIQDLRRQLNVWRRAADSLPHMSKDELVVKERLERKVQKISSQLAVALKESNKRACPKDTFQRTLSELKEKHKIRDKKLLIKSCVAIGFVVIMFFLHAFPEFNRVSLGWTALLGAILLLILADREDIESILHRVEWSTLLFFAALFVLMEALTKLGLINYIGGLTEALIMRVHETHRLAVALLLILWISGLTSAFVDNIPLTTMMVRVVTSLGTNPALALPLAPLIWALSFGACLGGNGTLIGASANVVCAGVAEQHGYKFTFVQFFKVGFPIMIGHLIVASGYLIVCHCLLTWH; this is encoded by the exons CTCAAGAATCCCTCCCCCTCCGCCCTCGAAAATCATCAGCACCGAAGGTCAAGCGGCTTCCAGCCGTCAACTCAGCACCCCACCTCAACAATAATGAAAGGATCTCCGTCGATCCACAAGTGGAGAATGGATCCGTGTACTTTACGCAAGACAGCAAACCTCCTGTGGAATCCACGGAGACAAA CAATCACTTACTACAAGGACAGAAGAAGCCTTCAAAG TGGGACAAAGCTCGGAGCTACACCAAGATGACACTCCTGGTGGGTTGCTGGGTGTTCTTCACCGTCGTATTCTGCCTCTTCAATGAGAAGGAGGTCATCGCCAGGAACTGTGTGCTTATTCCTGGACAGATCAAAG ATTACATACTCGAGATCCCGAAGAGCCACCTAACACTATTGGTGAGCGTATCAGGACCGTTCCTGACCGAGCAGCAGGAACAGAATATGAACCTTACGGAGAAGAACTCAAGGTCCAAAGTCGATGTGTGGGTGGAGCGATGGGCTGTAGGAGATGCGGACGAAGTTAAAGAATTAGATATTATTGAAAGAGAG AATTTCACCCGACCTCACTCATTCGTCTTTCTGGACACGAACGAATTGGAATTCAGTGAAGCCACGCCGCGGTCGGCTAAGTTCGAGCACCATTCGAATTTGAACTCAACGGCCATTTATGTTATCAG AATGTTGTCAGACTCGGCGGTGGCGACTCCCTTATCGTTAAGTTACCAGGACGGCCCGATAGATGTCGCCGACGGCGTCACTTACGCGTGTCTGCTTTTGGTCATGCTGTATGCTTTGATCATATTTGAG CTAATAAACCGCACTTTAGCAGCAATATTGGTGTCGACGTTGTCACTGGCAGTCCTGTCGTTGGTGGGTGAACGACCCTCAGTAGAGCAG TTGGTGTCGTGGCTGGACGTGGAAACTCTGCTGCTGCTGCTCAGCATGATGCTGCTCGTGGCTATCATGGCAGAAACTGGCATGTTTGACTTTCTGGCCGTCTTCACTTTTCAG GTGACGAAGGGCAAGATGTGGCCGCTGATCAACGTTTTGTGTGCTATCACAGCCGTGCTCTCTACTTTCCTGGACAACGTCACAACCGTGCTGCTCATAACGCCCGTCACCATCAA ACTGTGCGAGGTTATGGAGATGCACCCGATTCCTGTTCTGACAGCTATGGTGCTGTACAGCAATATCGGTGGAACAGCCACGCCGGTTGGCGACCCACCCAACGTGATCATAGCTTCCAACCAGGTCGTCATGCAGTCG GGCATCAACTTCGCAAACTTCACACTACACATGACGCTAGGAATCATGCTGGTGTGTCTGCAAACCTACTTTCAATTGCGGTTCATGTATCGGGACGTAAGCAAGCTGCGACCGAGCGAGCCACGGGAGATACAAG ATCTGAGGAGACAACTAAACGTCTGGCGTCGAGCAGCAGACTCGCTTCCTCACATGAGCAAGGATGAGTTAGTCGTAAAG GAGCGGTTAGAACGTAAGGTCCAAAAGATCAGCTCGCAGTTGGCCGTCGCGCTAAAGGAGAGCAATAAGCGCGCCTGCCCCAAAGACACCTTCCAAAGGACTCTGTCCGAGCTCAAGGAAAAG caCAAGATCCGGGATAAAAAGCTGCTGATAAAGTCATGCGTGGCCATCGGATTTGTGGTCATCATGTTCTTTCTCCACGCTTTTCCTGAATTCA ATCGCGTGTCGCTCGGCTGGACAGCGTTACTCGGCGCCATCTTGCTCCTGATCCTGGCTGACAGGGAAGACATAGAATCCATCCTGCACAGGGTGGAGTGGTCTACGTTACTGTTCTTCGCGGCTCTCTTTGTACTTATGGAg GCATTGACCAAGCTTGGTCTGATCAACTACATCGGCGGGCTGACTGAAGCTCTCATCATGAGGGTCCACGAAACTCATCGGCTGGCGGTCGCTCTGCTCCTCATACTCTGG ATATCCGGCTTAACATCAGCGTTCGTAGACAACATCCCGCTGACAACGATGATGGTGCGCGTGGTGACGTCACTGGGCACCAACCCCGCGCTGGCGCTGCCCCTGGCGCCGCTCATCTGGGCGCTGTCGTTCGGAGCCTGCCTGGGAG GTAACGGCACATTAATCGGTGCAAGCGCAAACGTGGTGTGCGCGGGAGTGGCGGAGCAGCACGGCTACAAGTTCACCTTCGTGCAGTTCTTCAAAGTCGGCTTCCCTATCATGATTGGGCATTTGATCGTTGCCAGCGGATACCTGATCGTATGCCATTGTCTTCTTACGTGGCACTGA